The Bacillota bacterium genome contains a region encoding:
- a CDS encoding type II toxin-antitoxin system Phd/YefM family antitoxin, whose protein sequence is MPHIRPVSDLRNNFADISRTVRESNEPVFLTKNGYGDMVVMSIKAYERHQFDSEIYLKLKEAELEAKATGKRLTHNEVFTNLRRKIQKKDEEDV, encoded by the coding sequence ATGCCACATATCAGACCTGTATCCGACCTTCGCAACAATTTCGCCGATATATCGAGGACAGTTCGTGAAAGCAACGAGCCTGTTTTTTTGACAAAAAACGGATATGGCGATATGGTCGTCATGAGCATTAAGGCATACGAGCGCCATCAGTTTGACAGCGAAATCTACTTAAAACTGAAGGAAGCGGAGCTGGAAGCCAAGGCCACCGGCAAGCGCCTTACGCATAACGAAGTGTTTACCAATCTTCGGCGCAAGATTCAAAAGAAGGATGAGGAGGATGTATAA
- a CDS encoding ribbon-helix-helix protein, CopG family: MQDKNLSARLEVRLHPEQLNRLKAEANKRHTSVGNLVREAIDQKYLAINTDKLKAVEQMAGLNAPVASWEEMKREIESGKFRK; encoded by the coding sequence ATGCAGGATAAAAACCTTTCTGCTCGCCTAGAAGTCCGTCTGCATCCAGAGCAGTTGAACAGGCTGAAAGCGGAGGCAAACAAAAGGCATACATCTGTCGGCAACCTGGTACGGGAAGCTATTGACCAGAAATACCTGGCAATCAATACAGATAAATTAAAAGCTGTTGAACAAATGGCTGGGCTTAATGCACCAGTCGCTTCCTGGGAAGAGATGAAACGCGAAATTGAGTCGGGAAAATTTCGCAAATGA
- a CDS encoding type II toxin-antitoxin system VapC family toxin produces the protein MIAFIDTNIPMYAAGKEHPCKTGCLEIMKAIACGEIQAYTNTEVFQEILYRYYSINERKLGVQLFDSFYTIMQGYILSVQPPDILLARELTVEYPTLSSRDLIHLAVMLNNGITHVFTTDQGFQNINGLQVISPT, from the coding sequence ATGATTGCTTTCATAGATACTAATATCCCGATGTACGCTGCAGGCAAAGAACACCCTTGCAAAACAGGCTGCCTCGAGATAATGAAAGCTATCGCCTGTGGAGAAATTCAGGCATATACCAATACAGAAGTTTTTCAGGAAATTCTCTATCGGTATTACAGTATCAATGAGCGCAAACTGGGAGTACAACTATTCGATTCCTTCTATACAATCATGCAGGGATATATATTATCAGTGCAACCTCCCGACATTTTACTAGCCAGGGAGTTAACCGTTGAATACCCCACCCTCTCGTCCAGAGACCTTATCCATCTGGCTGTTATGCTTAACAACGGGATTACGCATGTCTTCACAACCGACCAAGGGTTCCAAAATATCAATGGTCTACAGGTAATATCCCCCACTTGA
- the murJ gene encoding murein biosynthesis integral membrane protein MurJ, producing MKKSSLFKATTLLMIVTMISKFVGFGREVAIANFFGATIYTDAYLIALAVPTVLFGPVMKAINFVFIPIFDKFRREGRDKPLALRFTGYGFLVTTLLFIVPVLLFPADVVRLFAPGFDEYAVGVGATMVQILIVLIVFRFLSAVFTAILHVDRNFVVPGLTGFPYSLIIIGFSFLLHRQLGIYALIWGTFFGTLAQWLMLIPWTAKSRFQGALTDKCADGLRHIGLLLPPVILGSMAQQVKAMIDRMFASGLAEGSISYLSYASMIYLLPLSLFVTVVITVAYPSMVEYANEGDMASFKDTLNKSLGSMWFLLMPVVVGFIVFTGPMVTLIYERGEFDALATAETAFALRFYGIGLIGAALHQLMIKCFYSLKDTRTPLYATFIMIAVNIGINFALIGPLRHGGLAFGTALAALTGGGYLFVILSRRIGRLVEAGFWLNMAKSVVAAVVMGLCLLVVSTFVGEIGHLSFIWQALLVGSVLVASAGVYFLVAWVLKVDALTEVVAMGREYLERRRSKKIA from the coding sequence TTGAAGAAGTCATCATTATTTAAGGCAACAACTCTTTTGATGATTGTGACAATGATCAGCAAATTTGTCGGGTTTGGACGCGAGGTGGCAATTGCCAACTTTTTTGGCGCCACCATCTACACCGACGCCTACTTAATTGCCCTGGCGGTGCCAACGGTTTTGTTTGGCCCGGTAATGAAGGCGATCAATTTTGTGTTCATCCCGATTTTTGATAAATTTCGCCGGGAGGGCAGGGACAAGCCCCTGGCCCTGCGTTTCACCGGTTATGGCTTCTTGGTGACAACGCTTCTGTTTATAGTGCCGGTGCTTCTGTTCCCGGCCGATGTGGTGCGTTTGTTTGCCCCTGGCTTTGACGAATATGCGGTGGGTGTTGGCGCCACCATGGTGCAAATCTTGATCGTGCTCATTGTCTTCCGGTTTTTGTCGGCGGTATTTACGGCAATTCTCCATGTGGATCGCAACTTTGTCGTCCCCGGCCTCACCGGTTTTCCCTACAGCTTGATAATCATAGGTTTCAGTTTTTTGCTTCATCGGCAGCTGGGAATTTATGCCTTGATCTGGGGCACCTTCTTCGGTACCTTGGCCCAGTGGCTGATGCTGATACCCTGGACTGCCAAGTCCCGGTTCCAAGGGGCGCTGACTGATAAGTGCGCCGATGGCCTCAGGCATATAGGTTTGCTATTGCCGCCGGTTATCCTCGGCAGCATGGCCCAGCAGGTGAAGGCAATGATTGACCGGATGTTTGCGTCTGGTCTTGCTGAGGGCAGCATTTCCTACCTCAGCTACGCCAGCATGATCTACCTCCTGCCTCTGAGTTTGTTTGTGACAGTGGTAATTACAGTCGCTTACCCTAGTATGGTGGAGTATGCCAATGAGGGAGACATGGCGAGCTTCAAGGACACCTTGAATAAGTCTTTGGGGTCGATGTGGTTTTTGTTGATGCCGGTGGTGGTTGGATTTATAGTGTTTACCGGCCCGATGGTGACGCTGATCTACGAGCGGGGCGAGTTTGACGCTCTGGCCACAGCTGAGACCGCCTTCGCCCTGCGCTTTTACGGCATCGGCCTAATTGGCGCCGCCTTGCATCAATTGATGATCAAGTGTTTCTATTCCCTGAAAGACACCCGGACACCCCTGTATGCCACCTTTATTATGATTGCCGTGAATATTGGCATAAACTTTGCCCTGATTGGCCCCCTGCGCCATGGCGGCCTCGCCTTCGGCACCGCCTTGGCGGCCCTGACCGGTGGCGGATATCTGTTTGTTATCCTCAGTCGTCGCATCGGTCGTTTGGTGGAAGCGGGCTTCTGGCTGAATATGGCCAAGTCGGTGGTGGCAGCCGTGGTCATGGGCCTGTGTTTGCTGGTGGTCAGCACCTTTGTCGGGGAAATCGGGCACTTGTCCTTTATCTGGCAGGCCTTGTTGGTGGGCAGTGTGCTGGTGGCCAGCGCCGGAGTTTATTTCTTGGTGGCCTGGGTCTTGAAAGTTGACGCCCTGACCGAGGTAGTGGCCATGGGCAGAGAGTACCTGGAGCGCAGGCGTTCAAAGAAAATAGCATAA